The following are from one region of the Ostrinia nubilalis chromosome 28, ilOstNubi1.1, whole genome shotgun sequence genome:
- the LOC135085160 gene encoding uncharacterized protein K02A2.6-like, whose product MTTNQFKELFDGGLGRYTGGLATLRVRAGAAPVFHRARPLPYALRERVDAELDAMLRAGVIEPVDCSDWASPLVPINKPDGTLRICADYKSTLNPSLLVDRYPLPKIEDVLVNLNGNLYFSKIDLSQAYNQIELDDSKKYTVINTHRGLFRYNRLVYGLASSVGIFQRIMTNLLCDIPNVQVFLDDIIVGGRSRAAHLRALESIFQRLKSYGLKLKKSKCVFFAKEVTYLGYVVSKEGTRPDASKIEAIVKMEQPQNVPDLRSFLGTVNFFGRFVKNLSPMLSPLYTLLRKGVEWNWDSECELAFNSVKQQLSGASVLAHYDPDKPLIATCDASARGLGAVLTQPGPRGERPVAFASRSLNNAERNYSQIHREALAIIFCIKKFHQYLYGRRFILRTDHKPLVSIFGPNTGIPNMTASRMQRWAIILSAYDYEIEYVKSNDNCADSLSRLPPKSKPEFNRNEQIPEQTFLHFAQEALLLDYNTIRRETIRDRILSRVLSYVRDGWPDQCDIDGLKPYFNRKTELYEELGCLMWGYRVVIPEACRDKVLEIIHEPHMGIVKSKALARSYVWWAGIDEAVEGACRACSACAATAAAPPQHAPRPWPWPRRPWSRIHLDFMGPILGKTYLVVIDAMSKWIEVFQVPSTSASSTIDRSRKSLAFPMENKTESSDANTTISSPTKSNTQSKQSVESNISPAPTQPESPALARSVEEGEAGAKSGDDDCFATPEKVFDSPNVQPQSRPIRKFNASNGWINVDEPLSG is encoded by the exons ATGACTACAAATCA GTTTAAGGAGCTATTCGACGGCGGGCTGGGGCGGTACACGGGCGGGCTCGCGACGCTGCGGGtgcgggcgggcgcggcgccggtGTTCCACCGCGCGCGGCCGCTGCCGTACGCGCTGCGCGAGCGCGTGGACGCCGAGCTGGACGCCATGCTGCGCGCCGGCGTCATCGAGCCCGTGGACTGCTCCGACTGGGCCTCGCCGCTTGTGCCGATTAACAAACCGGACGGTACGCTTAGGATTTGCGCTGATTATAAATCTACTTTGAACCCGTCTTTATTGGTCGATCGTTACCCACTTCCTAAAATAGAGGATGTATTAGTAAATTTAAATGggaatttatattttagtaaaatcgaTCTTTCACAAGCGTACAATCAAATCGAGTTGGATGATTCTAAGAAATATACTGTTATAAATACACACCGGGGTCTATTTCGCTATAATAGGTTAGTATATGGCTTAGCATCGAGTGTAGGTATATTTCAGCGGATTATGACTAATTTATTGTGCGATATACCTAATGTGCAAGTGTTCCTGGATGATATTATTGTGGGTGGGAGATCCAGGGCTGCCCATTTACGGGCTTTAGAATCAATTTTTCAACGGTTAAAATCATATGgattaaagttaaagaaaagtaaatgtgttttttttgcTAAGGAAGTCACTTATCTAGGTTATGTGGTGTCTAAGGAGGGGACTCGTCCAGATGCATCTAAAATAGAAGCAATTGTTAAAATGGAACAACCTCAAAATGTTCCCGATCTGAGGTCATTTTTGGGAACCGTAAACTTTTTCGGGAGATTTGTAAAAAACTTAAGCCCCATGCTGTCTCCTTTATACACTTTATTACGCAAGGGTGTAGAATGGAATTGGGATTCGGAATGTGAACTAGCATTTAATAGTGTGAAACAACAGCTGTCCGGTGCAAGTGTCCTAGCTCATTACGACCCCGACAAGCCGTTGATAGCGACGTGCGACGCGAGCGCGCGCGGGCTGGGCGCCGTGCTGACGCAGCCCGGGCCGCGCGGCGAGCGCCCCGTCGCGTTCGCCTCGCGCTCGTTGAATAATGCGGAAAGGAATTATTCGCAAATACACAGGGAAGCGCTCGCcatcattttttgtattaaaaagtttcatcaGTACTTATATGGTAGACGATTTATATTACGCACCGATCATAAACCTCTAGTATCCATTTTCGGACCTAATACCGGAATACCAAACATGACGGCGAGTCGTATGCAACGTTGGGCAATAATTTTATCTGCTTACGATTACGAAATCGAGTATGTTAAAAGTAACGATAACTGCGCGGATAGTTTGTCGAGGTTACCTCCGAAAAGTAAGCCTGAATTTAATCGCAATGAACAAATTCCGGAAcaaacatttttacattttgCTCAAGAggctttattattagattatAATACGATTCGGAGAGAAACAATTAGGGATAGAATTTTAAGTCGAGTTCTTTCTTACGTTAGGGACGGCTGGCCCGACCAGTGTGACATCGATGGTTTAAAACCGTATTTTAATAGGAAAACAGAGTTATATGAGGAGCTAGGTTGCTTAATGTGGGGGTATCGAGTGGTCATACCCGAAGCGTGCCGGGATAAGGTGTTAGAAATAATACATGAGCCACACATGGGTATCGTCAAGTCGAAGGCTCTGGCTCGCTCATACGTGTGGTGGGCCGGCATCGACGAGGCCGTGGAGGGGGCCTGCCGCGCGTGCAGCGCGtgcgccgccaccgccgccgcgccgccgcagcACGCGCCGCGCCCGTGGCCGTGGCCGCGCCGGCCGTGGTCTCGCATCCACCTAGACTTTATGGGGCCTATACTGGGAAAAACTTACTTGGTGGTCATAGATGCGATGTCCAAATGGATCGAAGTGTTCCAAGTTCCCAGCACTTCAGCTAGTTCCACAATAGATAG GTCTAGAAAATCTTTAGCGTTCCCGATGGAAAATAAAACAGAAAGCTCAGATGCTAATACAACGATAAGTTCCCCAACAAAATCGAACACTCAGTCGAAGCAGTCTGTGGAATCGAACATATCGCCCGCGCCCACTCAGCCAGAGTCGCCGGCGCTGGCGCGCAGCGTGGAAGAAGGGGAGGCAGGGGCAAAGTCGGGGGACGACGACTGTTTTGCTACTCCGGAAAAAGTGTTCGATTCACCTAATGTACAGCCCCAGTCACGCCCGATAAGGAAGT TTAATGCTTCAAACGGCTGGATCAATGTCGATGAGCCTTTGAGTGGCTGA